A section of the Oryza sativa Japonica Group chromosome 1, ASM3414082v1 genome encodes:
- the LOC4326399 gene encoding kinetochore protein SPC25 homolog, translating to MEGGGGGGGGAIELRRRMAAQCLAFERQIADGRERTKAAASAFSAALLSARSLSNHTISQREKSNQLKDQLRKLEADFAQALSIQGSNKTKYDLTGQSITNAIATNDQLSCLVTDKRASRDEYANVISSQLEAIEALEAKTDAAGKKNLDEAFMWYKKFLGFQVVGGEGVKFVFSKIDIQNPDNEYSFCIKLNKDRYNLLQCTPFLKDSEELVKDLNCSNDLFKFVRIMRERFQAAAINGFLPASSLCPDMSSSITDSSPPALSIDTGRESTTTTSQSHSRSRAKNQDNPTKRGARPSNLLSSTRRSPRVAAADATNRY from the exons atggaaggcggcggcggcggaggaggaggagccatcGAGTTGCGCAGGAGGATGGCGGCGCAGTGTTTGGCGTTCGAGCGGCAGATCGCCGACGGCCGCGAGCGCACCAAGGCAGCGGCCTCCGCATTcagcgccgccctcctctccgcccgcTCCCTCTCCAACCACACCATTTCCCAGCGAG AAAAATCCAACCAACTAAAGGATCAGCTGCGCAAACTTGAAGCAGATTTTGCACAAGCTCTGTCCA TCCAAGGTAGCAACAAGACAAAGTATGACCTTACTGGTCAATCCATTACGAACGCAATTGCAACTAATGATCAGCTCAGCTGTTTGGTCACTGATAAGAGGGCCAGTAGAGATGAATATGCAAATGTCATATCAAGTCAACTTGAAG CTATTGAAGCCCTTGAAGCTAAAACTGACGCAGCAGGGAAAAAGAACCTAGATGAAGCTTTTATGTGGTACAAAAAGTTTCTTGGTTTTCAAGTTGTTGGTGGTGAAG GGGTGAAATTTGTCTTCAGCAAAATTGACATTCAAAACCCTGACAATGAATATTCGTTTTGCATAAAGCTCAACAAAGATAGATACAACC TACTTCAATGTACTCCATTTCTGAAAGATTCTGAAGAATTGGTGAAGGATCTAAACTGCAGTAATGATCTATTCAAGTTTGTGAGAATCATGAGAGAGAGGTTCCAGGCTGCTGCAATCAACG GGTTTCTTCCTGCTAGCTCATTATGCCCAGACATGTCGTCATCCATAACAGATTCATCACCACCGGCTTTATCAATTGATACTGGACGTGAAAGTACCACTACCACCAGCCAAAGTCACTCTCGAAGTCGGGCGAAAAATCAAGATAATCCTACTAAAAGAGGAGCCCGTCCTAGTAATTTGCTATCTAGCACTCGTCGATCTCCACGTGTTGCG GCTGCAGATGCAACTAATAGGTACTAG